In Harpia harpyja isolate bHarHar1 chromosome 21, bHarHar1 primary haplotype, whole genome shotgun sequence, the DNA window GGAAGGGCTGGTTGCAGGCTGCTCCTGCCAAGGGATACCATCCTCACACATGCATTACGTACCTGGGCAGCAAGGGTTCAACCAGCTTTGAAAGGTGGCCTGTCTACTGGTGTCAGCCTTTGTTTTCAGCTGCTCTTCTGCTGAGCAGATTGGGATAGTCTAAACATTTCAAGGAAGCATTGGGAAACTGAATCTGCAGAGAAAATGGCACTGGATCTAGTccacctgcagctcctgccatggCAGTGGTTGTACGCAGCCTTTCTACACAAGAGCGAGCTGGATTGTAGCCACTAAAACGGACACCAGGGCTGCTTAGCTCTTCTCAGTCCCTGGCTTTCCACAGTGTGGAATTAAATTAAGTTCCCTTCTAAGTTGTTGTTACTTGAGCAAcattccccctctctttttttatcACAGCACCACACCCCTTACCTTGGTTGTCCCTGCCAGTGAAGGAGGGCCAGGTGCAGAGAAGCTGGATCTAGTGCTTGCCCTGAAAGGGAAGCTCAGCTGCAGTGCTCAGGAAAAGCCTTCATTTTAGATGGTTCCTGAATTTGAAACCAAGTTCTTCCTCAAACCTTGAGACATGCCTCTGTGATGCTGCTAGCTAATGGAAGTTACTGTTGTCAAACTAATAAGTTTCTtattaaaagattatttaatttttaaatttgatgAAGTGACATCTTAATTCTGCCTTATTATTTCTTCCTACTTAGTCAAGCTATTACTGTAAAAGCATCCACCCAAATCTTGCTCTTTCCACTTACTCATCAGAACAATAGAGAAGGTTTCTTGGCAGAAACTCCCCGCAGTTATTTAGAAGTGAGCTGCAGAGGGGCAGGGCAAGTGGTTTTATCTCACCAGCTGTAGTATTGCTGcccagggacagacagacagctggcTGAACTGAAGGGAGGTTCTGCTTTCCTGCACTTAGTTAAACCAAACTCCCTGGGAAGCCAGGCTACCTCCTCCCTCTCTGTTGGGGCTTCCTCTGTACATCAAAGAAAGTAGAGCCACAAGATTCCCGTGTCCTCTTCTGCTAGAGGACAGCATTCAGTTTTTCCCCAGGGTCTCTGACGCTGCTCAGGACCCTACTCCTGGACGCAGAGCAGTTCCCTGGGGTCAGTACTGAGGTGACATGCAGCACACGGAGCAGCCAGCGTGGGCAGGAGGCTGAAGCACTTTCTGTAGAGGGTAGCTTGAAGCAGAGGAGACCACAGCAGCACAGGTTTGCTTTAAGGTCTGCACGAGAGAGGAGAGAGCCTTTAACTCTGCAGCAGTCCATCACTGTTGGGCCTAAATCTATGGAGTAAGGGCAGGAGAACTCGGGTTGCATTTCCCTTTACCCCTCGCTCCCACGATTAACAGCTGTGGCCTAAAAATACAGACCTGCCGGCTAAAATAACAGGATTACGAGGCTTTGTAATGCAATCACGGAGCCGGCGAAAGCCCAGCAGAAGCCCAGCTTCTGAAtggcaacagcagcagaaagcatttgTGTAGCACACAGGCAAAAGGTTAAGCGTTGCCAGTGGCATCGACCGTTACCAGCTTTCCTAGTCTAACCCTGGTCAGAGTTCAGGCAGCTGAGCAGTTAGAGCCACTGGGTAAATGGCACGAGCTCAGTGTCCAGATGGCTCCTGTACTGCAGCCAGGTGCTCTGCAGGCATAGGGctttggaaaaggaggagaaaggccTTGCAGGATGGGGTCTGACCACCACCAAGTTCTCCACACAGGGGGGGATGCCCTGGGCGGTGCTGGGTGGTTCTCGGGCATGCCACCGCAGCTGGAAGATCGCTTCAGCCCTTATCATGGGAAAGGAGACAAAACAGAGCTGACACAAAAGAACCAGTACACACAGGGAAGGTTTATTCTCATTGCTAACACCTGGGAAGTGGTTTAGAGGAATAAACTGAGTAATCTTCAGACTGGcaggaaaagcaggtttttttcctcccataaacAAGATGATCACTGTAAAGAAAACTAAACCACAACAGCTGCTCACATTGAAGTCCACAGGATTTCTCCATCTCCACCAGTGTGCAAAACCAGCTCTTCCCATTAAACATAAGAATATATTCTTTGCCCTGGGACTACATCCAGAAACAAAGCCTACTAGCAGccactcaaaggaaaaaaacaaaacaaaatacccaaACAAAACATACCTTCTTAATAAAAAGCATAAACCACTTCAGTTCTTGCAAGCGCTCTGCTCAGAGCATCATTCCTGTCCTGCCCCATACcatggggctccaggggaacaaGACCTCAAGACAGCAGCAATACATATGTGAAAAGGTCACTGGACAAACTGGAAGGCAACGCTGTGGTTCATCGCAGAGCAGCGAGTACCCGCAGACGGAGGCTGGCAGCAACCCACCCGCCGGGGAGGGAACGCACAGACCTGCTGCAGCCTCCACCAAGGGATCGATACCAGGAACCTCTCGGGAGTCAGCAGCTCTCTTCCTGCCACTGCCTTTTTTGGGACATCTTCCAGCAAAACGCCACATGGGACAAGGGCCACGAAGCCCCAGTGCCGTGCTGGAAGCACACCGTTTCCTCGGGGCAGAGCCAATACTGGCAGAATAAAGAGGTAGGGCTGAGCTCGCCCCTTTTGGCAATTGAAAGGGTTTCCAAAGAATAAACCTGCAGCCCCTTTTGCTATGGCTTTATCTTCAAGCGCCCAGACAACCACCCAGGTCATCACTGGGGCCTTATTTCAGATTGGCAACATCCTACAGACGGATGAAGCTCCCACCCCGTCCCAAAAGCCAGCTTGAGGGCATGACACAGTAAGACCAAGTTGGGTGCTGGTGAAAGGACCCACCCAGCACCCAGGACGCAGCACCTGCGGGGTCTGcgggacacagcagcagcaaggaactgctcccttccagctccagctggtCTCAGAGCACGAGGGGAGCCTGACAGTTGTGACAGCAGGCTGGGACAGGCAGAGGACACTGGGAACCAGAGACCAAACGTGCTTCACATCGGCTCCCAACACCCAGGGGATGGGACTCACCTGTAGGTACTTGAGGTGTGGGCTGCACTTGCCCCAGGTTCGGCAGAGCCTCCCAGCCAAAGGCTCCTTATGCCAACACCCACCTCTGCTCAGGCACATTTTATTCAGACaggaaatagtttttttttctcataaagtgCAAGAACTTCGCCTCTTACTGACTAGTCAACTAGAAGCATCCCAACCTTCACAGCGGGGAGCAGCAGACAGGCGAGGAACACCCTAAGTTCGGGAGCTCCCGACACACCAGTCATTTCTCCTTCAGCAGGAGCTCTGGCTCAGATACCGCCCGGTAGAGCATGAAGCCCATCTCATCGATTTCCTCTTCCAAGAGCTCACAAAAGAGGTTGATTTTGTGGTTGAAATAGGAAGGCAGGACCCCTTTTTCCAGGTAGCCTACCAGCTCCTCAAGCACCTGCTGGAACCTGTCAGCAAGGCTTTCTTCTGCCCAGTCCGAACTGGTGGCACTGAGATGAAGGACGACGTGGGTCAAGGGGCTGCCGCTCAGTTTGTGCAGGGCGGGATGGCTCTTGCAGACGCCGTTCAGGATGCGGAGGCAGCGCTGCCGAGCCCCGGCATCACCGGCATCCAGCTCCTTCAGCTTTGAAACCTCTGCCCTGTAAAAGCTCTCAAGCCAGAGGTTTTCCACCAGTCCTTCAGGAGGAGCAGCCAGAAGAACCTTGTCCTCCATTTCCACCACCGGGAAGAGGGCGATGCTCAGCTCAACCTCATCGTGTTTGACTTCCAGTTTCAGCTCCTGGGAAGCCACGACCGGGTGGATGACGCTCCCCAGCAGGCTGCCTATGGCAGGCCAGTTGATGGAGGCCACCAGCATCTTGTGAAGGGTCTCATTGAGCGCGTTGGAGGAGAGGTACCGGCCCACGATGAACCTGTCCCAGGGGCTACGCCCACGAGGGAAATACTCCAGATCAGTCCTCTTGATCATCCAGTACTGGGGCTTCCTCACCACGGTGTCCTCTCCTGGGATGAGGCTCCAGAGCGCGGCGTCAAGGACCACCGGCAGCATGAGGTGAACGTGGTTGGCTGCCAGAGCTCCAAGGCCATCGAGCAGGGGACCGCTGAGGAAGAGCCTGCCGAAGGGCAGCTCCGGGCACTTGATTTGCAGGAAGTTCTGCAGTTGGGCGCAGATGCTCCTGGCCAGCTGCGGGGCGAGGGATGCTTGCGCCTCAGGCACGGCCAGCCGGCTGCTGTAGTGGGAGAGGAGCTTCTCCTGCAGCGTGAGGCAGCGTGGAGGGCTGAATTCAACCTGATGAGTCTCCGgaggggcaaagcagaccctggGCTCTGTGAGAAGGAgatggggcagagggaagggagaagtcACAGCTCTGAGCAGATCATCTGccaccaacagcagcagcttctcctgccgCAGCCGAGGGAGAGGCGCAAGCCGGGTGCCCAGCTCTCAGCCCACCTCTCTGGACACAAGGCTGACCTTGCCAAGAGGGCCACCACCAAGTCCTCTGATGTTAACAACGCTTTGCAGCCAAGGCAGAGCCCAAACTAACCTCAAAACCCCACTGCGCCCAGCCTCACCCCCCCAGCTAGAGATGGGTTAACCAGGCTAAGCACCAGCAAGGGACTCACTACCAAGGTCCCTACGAGTCTCAGCCCCACTGAGACTGCTCAGGCAGATCCAGCCTGCTCCAACATCTGTCTGATCGCTCAAGTCCTGCAAACAATCCTGCTCCGGGTCTGGTATCTCAGGACCTGTCCCGCACCGAGCTGGGCTGCTTTCCCACTTAGAAAAACGCTGTCTTTGTAGGCAGCCGGACAAGGCAGCCTTTGTCTGTGGCAGTTCCCGAGCGCACCTTCCTCTAGGCAGAGCTGACCCAGAAAACTAGCACAGCAAGACATCGCTCCAGAGGAAACAAAGCCACGACAGCCTCCACCACGCCACAGTGGCCAAGACGCCCAGGACGTTATCTGAGGTGCCGTTACCGCAGGCATTGCCTAAAAAGGGACCGCGGCTTGGGAGCCTCCCAGGAGGGCAGGCTCAATCGGGTCGGCTTTCCAGTCACCGAGCTAAAAATAACGCGATGCTTCCAGGCTGTGGGGAGCAGCGGCACAGATGGCCCCGGAGCACATCAAGGTGATCTTCCCGACCGCGGCGGGAGCCGGCATGCAACCACGAGCCTCACCTGGCGCTGGCGGCCGAGCTGGAGAGAGCAGAGGCTCGCTGAGGTCTTCCCTTCTCTGCTTCTTGGGGAGTTTTGGCGTTGCCTTGATCAAGGCCAAGTCCTGCCAGCTCTCCTCCAGGGTCTTCTGCTCAGCTTTGGGGTCGCTTTCGTCGCGAGGGCTGGTGGCTCGGTCTATCagctggagggaagaaaaagccacGTAGATAAGTTATTATCTTGGTACCATTTCCCCACGGTCACACCCTGAACTAAAGGAGACAACAGCCCTTCTGGTACACGTGTGGGGAGACACAGCCCCACGCAGGGCTTCTGCTAGCGAAAATAGACAGTTTAGGGGGCCACAAAGGTGCacattttgttcctgcagattTTAACTGGAAAACAGTCAGGTGTCCAAAGGTGAATTAAGCCCAAGGTGCCTTTCTGGATGGGATACTGTATCCCCAATGAGTGTTGTTCCGGACAAACGGGGCGTGGGGCTGCATGTGCCCCCACGGGGTGGAAGTGGGCAGCTCCACACCCACGGCACTGCCACTGTCACCAGCGGCATTTCTACTGGACTCAAGGGACCCACTCCGCAGCTCGGGAACAGCCAGCGAGGTCTGTGGCACATCTTCTCCCACCGCTGGGGACCAAAACGGTTTTCCTCCACGGTCCGTCCGGTCGTTCCCATCCTCCGAACCCTGACGGCGGTCGCGCCAGCCTTACCCGCTTGACGGCCAACGTGGCGATGGCGAGCACGGCCGCGCCGCTGACGCCCAGCACCAGCCTGGCGTTGGCCAACAGCAGGTCGAGGACGCTGCCCAGCCCGCCGTCCTCCTGCCGCTTGCCCCGCTGGCCCGTGAATTCGGCCATGGTCGCCCTGCGGAGGGGGAGAGGAGCAGTGGGGTGTCACCTTGGACGGAGGACCTGCCTCCCCGGGGGATGCAGAGCCCCCAAggtgggaggtttttttttttttttatttttaaagaacgGGGATTTTCTGCGGCGCCCACCCCACCGCCCTCCCTCCACCTCCGGGGCAAAGGCTCCCGCCGCCACCGGCACACCTGGGTACGGCAGAGGAGCAAGGGTCACCCCAAAGAAATATCACCCGCTCCTCGCCCGGCCCCTGCCGCAACCGGGAACCGGCGAGcgttggagggggggggcagtACCGCGACCCGTGCccgcggggagggagcgggacgGAGACACCCCCCACCCGGCTCCGCGCTGCCGAGAGGAAGCGGCCGGGCCGCGGGCACAGCCC includes these proteins:
- the MIEF2 gene encoding mitochondrial dynamics protein MID49 isoform X1, yielding MLREVAALRGRGGWATMAEFTGQRGKRQEDGGLGSVLDLLLANARLVLGVSGAAVLAIATLAVKRLIDRATSPRDESDPKAEQKTLEESWQDLALIKATPKLPKKQRREDLSEPLLSPARPPAPEPRVCFAPPETHQVEFSPPRCLTLQEKLLSHYSSRLAVPEAQASLAPQLARSICAQLQNFLQIKCPELPFGRLFLSGPLLDGLGALAANHVHLMLPVVLDAALWSLIPGEDTVVRKPQYWMIKRTDLEYFPRGRSPWDRFIVGRYLSSNALNETLHKMLVASINWPAIGSLLGSVIHPVVASQELKLEVKHDEVELSIALFPVVEMEDKVLLAAPPEGLVENLWLESFYRAEVSKLKELDAGDAGARQRCLRILNGVCKSHPALHKLSGSPLTHVVLHLSATSSDWAEESLADRFQQVLEELVGYLEKGVLPSYFNHKINLFCELLEEEIDEMGFMLYRAVSEPELLLKEK
- the MIEF2 gene encoding mitochondrial dynamics protein MID49 isoform X2, which produces MAEFTGQRGKRQEDGGLGSVLDLLLANARLVLGVSGAAVLAIATLAVKRLIDRATSPRDESDPKAEQKTLEESWQDLALIKATPKLPKKQRREDLSEPLLSPARPPAPEPRVCFAPPETHQVEFSPPRCLTLQEKLLSHYSSRLAVPEAQASLAPQLARSICAQLQNFLQIKCPELPFGRLFLSGPLLDGLGALAANHVHLMLPVVLDAALWSLIPGEDTVVRKPQYWMIKRTDLEYFPRGRSPWDRFIVGRYLSSNALNETLHKMLVASINWPAIGSLLGSVIHPVVASQELKLEVKHDEVELSIALFPVVEMEDKVLLAAPPEGLVENLWLESFYRAEVSKLKELDAGDAGARQRCLRILNGVCKSHPALHKLSGSPLTHVVLHLSATSSDWAEESLADRFQQVLEELVGYLEKGVLPSYFNHKINLFCELLEEEIDEMGFMLYRAVSEPELLLKEK